A portion of the Homalodisca vitripennis isolate AUS2020 chromosome 2, UT_GWSS_2.1, whole genome shotgun sequence genome contains these proteins:
- the LOC124353541 gene encoding uncharacterized protein LOC124353541 encodes MWTMMSAGVIYHSLFKVTPVALCRVCRLLLKYHRDYLPQLRTHHPQFYNECQNKISISSKYVQELINMLWTGQAMSRREDGVVLKQWSEESITNQLKCKVDLDTVMDLTHNTIFLPYFIRERENNGIDFLKQKKDFFIVIQYYLEDITNFIKYFSPVFQTP; translated from the exons ATGTGGACAATGATGTCTGCTGGAGTCATCTACCACAGTCTGTTCAAGGTGACTCCTGTCGCACTCTGCAGAGTGTGTAGGCTTCTGCTCAA GTACCACAGGGACTACTTGCCGCAACTACGGACGCACCACCCTCAGTTCTACAATGAATGTCAAAACAAAATCAGTATCAGCTCGAAGTATGTTCAAGAGCTCATCAACATGCTATGGACTGGACAG GCGATGTCCAGGAGGGAAGACGGCGTTGTGTTAAAGCAGTGGTCCGAGGAGTCTATTACCAACCAGCTCAAGTGTAAGGTGGACCTGGACACGGTGATGGACCTCACCCACAACACCATATTTCTACCTTACTTCATCCGTGAGAGAGAGAACAACGGCATCGACTTTCTCAAGCAAAAGAAA gatttCTTCATAGTGATACAGTACTACCTAGAGGACATCACCAATTTTATAAAGTACTTTTCTCCAGTTTTTCAGACTCCTTGA
- the LOC124353542 gene encoding Bloom syndrome protein homolog has translation MVNYCENRSDCRRAIQLQYFGENYRQRCPNNPAVACDNCLSQESYKVEDVTEQCQALVETVQQICTQRQYNNFTINHLADIWKGSKCRKVLDNGHDTLRSFGQLTGWDKVDVCRLINKLVMEDYLAEYLVTSNDNTHSYIRMGPRARELLHGGSRVVFSMREVKAKKSAVNSPAAKNGEESRCPELDAIYERCFSELMDVVTAIAEINEVNTNTIMNIQALKGMSLTLPESREEMLTITGVTQANYEKYGRDLLKITCRYAEEKSKLNFTDITKKKEVSVTLLQKQRGSEKEEEKWKCKGNSCWFIRGTLCGQVQEQWKEEIQVFSGERRGQG, from the exons ATGGTGAACTACTGCGAGAACAGATCGGACTGCAGACGTGCCATCCAGCTGCAGTACTTTGGCGAGAACTACAGACAACGTTGTCCCAACAACCCGGCTGTCGCTTGTGACAACTGTCTCAGTCAG GAGAGCTACAAGGTGGAGGACGTAACAGAGCAATGTCAGGCGCTAGTGGAGACGGTGCAACAGATCTGCACACAGCGACAGTACAACAACTTCACGATCAACCATCTGGCTGACATATGGAAGGGGAGCAAGTGCCGCAAGGTTTTAGACAATG GTCATGACACTTTGAGATCGTTCGGCCAGCTAACGGGATGGGACAAGGTAGACGTCTGTCGGCTCATCAACAAGCTGGTGATGGAAGACTACCTGGCCGAGTATCTGGTCACCAGCAACGACAACACACACTCCTATATCCGCATGGGACCTCGGGCCAGGGAGTTGCTGCACGGAGGGAGCAGG gttgTGTTCTCAATGCGAGAAGTGAAGGCCAAGAAGTCAGCCGTCAACTCTCCAGCTGCAAAGAATGGAGAGGAGTCGAGGTGTCCTGAGTTGGACGCTATCTACGAACGCTGCTTCAGTGAGCTGATGGATGTTGTCACAGCAATCGCAGAGATCAATGAGGTCAATACCAACACCATCATGAATATTCAG GCACTGAAGGGCATGTCCCTGACTCTCCCGGAGTCCCGGGAGGAAATGCTAACCATCACGGGAGTGACTCAGGCCAACTACGAGAAGTACGGTAGAGACCTGCTCAAGATCACCTGCAGATACGCTGAGGAGAAGAGCAAGCTGA attttactGACATAACAAAGAAAAAAGAGGTCTCTGTCACCCTCCTCCAGAAGCAACGGGGGAGCGAAAAAGAAGAGGAAAAGTGGAAATGCAAAGGAAACTCCTGCTGGTTCATACGTGGCACCCTATGTGGCCAAGTTCAG